In the genome of Drosophila pseudoobscura strain MV-25-SWS-2005 chromosome 3, UCI_Dpse_MV25, whole genome shotgun sequence, one region contains:
- the p47 gene encoding NSFL1 cofactor p47, which translates to MAARGDMIAQFIEITGTDDNTATFYLNSSEWDIEQALGNYWNTQSDMPPTPTTGQSNDPSPTTPVAPTSSSGAATKSAGADAGKKVPKAKPKFATLNDMSKEPSDDEEHQAFYAGGSDRSGQQVLGPPKRKNFREQLSDMMRSAQEQNVSDLGPSTSSGSSGGGGSGNVWGQGMRLGMTDSDHTAVGINRAAETSSNKPVVVLKLWSQGFSIDGGELRHYDDPENKEFLETVMRGEIPQELLEMGRMVNVDVEDHRHEDFKRQAVPQTFKGSGQKLGSPVANVATAKAPAVAAAAPPAEAAQQEANAREAINLNSEAPSTTLQIRLADGSRLAAQFNLTHTVSDIRRFIQTARPQYSASNFTLVSSFPTRELSDDSSTIEKAGLKNAALMQRLK; encoded by the exons ATGGCCGCTCGCGGCGATATGATTGCACAATTCATTGAAATTACCGGTACTGACGACAACACGGCCACGTTCTACTTGAACAGCTCCGAGTGGGACATAGAG CAAGCTTTGGGTAACTACTGGAACACCCAAAGTGACATGCCACCTACTCCGACAACGGGGCAGTCGAATGACCCATCGCCAACTACACCAGTAGCACCGACTTCTAGCAGTGGTGCAGCCACCAAAAGCGCCGGCGCTGACGCTGGAAAAAAAGTCCCAAAGGCCAAGCCAAA GTTCGCCACACTAAACGACATGTCCAAGGAGCCCTCAGACGACGAAGAGCATCAGGCATTCTATGCCGGGGGCTCGGACCGCTCTGGCCAACAGGTATTGGGTCCACCCAAACGCAAGAACTTTCGCGAACAACTATCCGATATGATGCGTTCAGCTCAGGAGCAAAACGTTAGCGATCTTGGTCCATCGACCAGTAGTGGATCTTCCggaggcggtggcagcggAAACGTTTGGGGCCAGGGAATGCGTCTGGGCATGACCGATAGCGATCACACAGCCGTGGGCATAAATCGTGCTGCAGAGACGTCGAGCAACAAACCGGTGGTGGTACTTAAACTTTGGAGCCAAGGTTTCTCCATCGATGGGGGAGAACTGCGTCACTACGATGATCCAGAGAACAAAGAATTCCTAGAGACTGTCATGCGCGG GGAAATACCGCAGGAACTGCTGGAAATGGGTCGCATGGTCAACGTCGATGTAGAGGATCACAGACACGAGGACTTCAAACGCCAGGCTGTACCTCAGACATTCAAAGGTTCCGGGCAGAAGCTCGGCAGTCCCGTGGCAAATGTTGCCACCGCAAAAGCTCCTGCAGTTGCTGCGGCCGCGCCTCCCGCCGAAGCTGCCCAACAAGAGGCCAATGCTCGTGAGGCCATTAATTTGAATTCCGAAGCTCCATCGACCACTCTGCAGATTCGTCTTGCAGACGGCTCACGTCTGGCTGCGCAGTTCAATTTGACACATACCGTCTCGGACATTCGTCGATTCATACAAAC AGCTCGTCCACAGTACTCGGCCAGCAATTTCACCCTGGTCTCTTCGTTCCCCACGCGTGAGTTGAGCGATGATAGCTCCACCATCGAGAAGGCTGGCCTCAAGAATGCCGCGCTCATGCAACGTCTCAAGTAG
- the LOC4804927 gene encoding uncharacterized protein, whose product MRKYQQLVLLLISCLSVGVLLMYKTENNRLKYVLKYVNFFGRSDVAVLRRLENGTKEDLPQAALWRPMPVWQVIGDSFHAYSAYWMRKELVAGGEAHVLVVGKQGAVVDFRCSLAVGGTRSVQGKFRFQRDASEGLLNDKRTNFTSYHFFCQVSRDFGQPESVSFTDITSTRSPVKIRLHHLKRASGSTDAKAATAPSPARLPATVCVDLVGFNMTSGFGRNENALLQFFLIHQALGIEHFLVYNYDELPENIIRVLDRTNIHLYALPFNFPFLQNNGTASRVRELIQTDCLLRNVNQASFTILLQPNEVFYPNSRFAADRSQSSLQQQLRHFSADTARFELATFAVCFDELKKLLLDNIHYDPERKAPYKMLLDRLELPPAQLLASTAHVELSLSTGFVHRYVDCARVGDDGLHDWRNGVRKDFMDHINSLRNEVDLLI is encoded by the coding sequence atgCGTAAATATCAAcagctggtgctgttgctcatCTCCTGCTTGAGCGTGGGCGTGCTCCTGATGTACAAGACGGAAAACAATCGCCTCAAATATGTCCTTAAGTACGTGAACTTCTTTGGGCGCAGCGATGTCGCCGTGTTGCGCCGCTTGGAGAACGGAACGAAGGAAGATCTGCCGCAAGCGGCTCTATGGCGACCGATGCCAGTGTGGCAGGTGATCGGGGATTCCTTTCATGCCTACTCCGCCTACTGGATGCGCAAGGAGTTGGTGGCCGGCGGAGAAGCCCACGTCTTGGTTGTTGGCAAACAGGGAGCTGTGGTGGACTTCCGATGCAGCCTGGCTGTTGGCGGGACGCGCAGTGTACAGGGAAAATTTCGATTCCAACGCGATGCCAGTGAGGGTCTGCTCAACGACAAGAGAACAAACTTTACCAGCTACCATTTCTTCTGTCAAGTGAGCCGTGATTTCGGTCAGCCAGAGAGTGTTTCATTCACGGATATCACGTCGACCAGGAGCCCAGTTAAGATACGTTTGCATCATCTCAAGCGTGCGAGTGGGAGCACAGACGCcaaggcagcaacagcaccatcACCAGCTCGCTTACCGGCGACCGTCTGTGTGGATCTTGTGGGCTTCAACATGACCTCAGGGTTCGGTCGCAACGAAAACGCCCTACTTCAGTTCTTTCTGATTCATCAGGCTCTCGGCATTGAACACTTTCTGGTGTACAACTACGATGAACTCCCGGAGAATATCATCCGCGTGCTGGACCGAACTAATATCCATCTGTACGCGCTTCCTTTCAACTTTCCCTTCCTGCAAAACAACGGCACTGCCAGCCGGGTGCGCGAGCTAATCCAGACCGATTGCTTGCTGCGGAATGTGAACCAGGCCAGCTTCACTATACTGCTACAGCCGAACGAAGTATTCTATCCAAATTCACGCTTTGCTGCTGATCGTTCCCAGAGttcgctgcagcagcagctgcgacaCTTCTCCGCCGACACAGCACGCTTCGAGCTGGCCACGTTTGCCGTGTGCTTCGACGAGCTGAAGAAACTGTTGCTCGACAATATTCATTATGACCCGGAACGCAAAGCTCCCTACAAAATGCTCCTAGACCGCCTGGAGCTTCCCCCTGCACAGCTTCTGGCGAGCACGGCACATGTTGAGCTTTCGCTATCCACCGGATTCGTGCATCGTTATGTGGATTGTGCCCGTGTGGGGGATGATGGTCTACACGACTGGCGCAACGGAGTGCGAAAGGACTTCATGGACCACATCAACAGTCTCCGCAATGAGGTAGATCTTCTCATTTAA